The genomic DNA AAGTGGTGGCAGCCATGGTCagtacccaccaacagtggtACGAGGAGGGACGAGTCACCGACCCCtgcggccaagactcactgatgccaTAAAACATGAAGGCTGTGGCGTCCGGTACAGACCAACATAATATCTACTGTAGATCAAACTGAGGTCTGGGGTCAGTCAAAGTACTAATGTTACTGCCTGTCCACCGtcgaaagcacctacaatgggtACGCAggtatcagaactggacatctgAGCTACAGAAGAAGGACGACTTCATAGGTCGGACAAATCCGACTTCAGGATGATCCAGCTCACAACGTTCAGAAGCTGATGGTaacgtcctggtaccagataccacaggacaccCTCAGATGTCTCACCCTCACGTCCATGTCTCGGTAGGTCGGAGAAGCTTTCTTTATCTAtagtgttatttttttttacctaaacAGTAACGTCCCTGCTGGCAATCATTTAAATACACAGAACAAATTCATAACTTCTTACAGAAACCTCTTTTACATACACTGTAGTGTAAATCCCATCTTTAACTGAGCtgtatctattttttccaaagAGGGGAAGACGTGACTAGAAAAGCAGAGGGTGAAAAAAACAGATACAGTCGATTTAGACTAGGATAAAACCACAGAGGTGCTCCAGTAAGATCTGGACTTATTCTGGGTCCCCCGTTACACCAGTCCACTCTGTATGGTGCTGCAGATGCAGAAGGCATCGTTTCCATTCTGTGTATTAAAATGCACACTGGATTACAGAAACTCGATCTATTTTGTCTAGGTCGTGCACATGTAAGGTAAATATTTCACCAGTTCTTCAGCGGGGAAGCTGAACGCATGATCATTTGCCTCGACCTCCCGCACGGCTGCATCCACGTCCAATAACAGCCCATCTATAACCATATCCTGCAGGTGATTGGACGGATTAAAGGAGCAGTTCTGAATTTTCACAGGGCTCATTTTGCAAGTCCTATCCACAGAAAGATTCTCGACCGAGGCTAACGGCGCCCGCTGAGGTCCGGACGGACCACAGGTGGAATCCAGAGCCGTGTCTAAATCCTCCAGGATAGCAGAAATCGTGGTAGATAACGAGAAATCCTCTGTCGGATCCTCCTCCGCGTCAGATTCAAACCCAGCCGGATTGGTGTGCACGGGCTGGTAGGTTTGAGGTTTTTTGGCAGGGTTCTGGTTTTCAGAACAGGCCTCCATGTGCGTTTTGGCGTTCCGGAGCGTGTTGGTGATGAGGACGGAGCGCAGTAGGCTCGGCTCCACCAGAGACTGGTCACGCTGGAACTTATCTATGGAGATGTTCAGCACAGATTGAAGCTGGTTTTCCCACACAGGTTCTCCGACATCATTGTGGAGTTTACGCTTCAGTCCTCTGGCCACCATCGTACAGCCTGCACAGACACAACACAAGTAAGCACTTCCGCATCAGTCATAACCATCAATATGAAATGCAAGCTGCCCGGACAAAACCTACTCATGCCGAGCTCAACCACACAGGAGACACAGACACATTATTACAGCACTAATGTGACATCTGCAGGCTGTTCGAGGTGCCTGCATGTGTGGTGGACGAGCCATCAAAATGTGATGCTCACTCTGCAGCCCTCTGTGAGCCttcaccactggcaggtgaaaagaagcggcagGTGACTATTctcatgtcggagggggcatgttatagtctcagctctcctaAGCCAGCGCAGACGTGGTGTATGCAGCAAGAGCATTGCGATAgaaaattggaaatgactagattgggagattaAAAATAGTAGAAATGGAACTCGAGCTGGAACTCGGTGAACCAGAgatccttttttatttctttttctcctCATTGGATATTCCTCTgccacatttattcatttattaggattttaacatcatgttttacactttggttacattcatgaccggaatggtagttactcatcacacaggATTTATCAGTTCgcaagtttattgtcaaacacagtcatagacaattttgtatctccaattcacctcacttgcacgtctttggactgtgggaggaaacccaatcagacacgggaagaacatgcaaactccacacagaagggacctggaccggcccacctggggatcgaacccaggaccttcttgctgtgaggcgacagtgccgcccTCCTCTGTCACATGCACAACACCCACGCTGGTGGAGCAGGGCTGCAGGCCAGCACACGCCGGCTCGGACACGCATGAAACCCTAAACTGTCTCTCCTCACTGGCTTGGAAGCTGTTTCTGGGTCTCAAATCATATCAGCTACATGAACCTGACATGACTCACATCTGTAAACATTCTGTATAAAAAAACGATGTTCACGGTGTTAAACTAGAGTGGGGGTGAGACTTGAGGTTGTAGTGGGATGACAAAATGTTAAACCCATTAAAATGACACCACTGGTTAAAAAATGGTTGAGAAACTACTGGCTTATTAAgtgctgtgcaaaaaaaaaccctaacttAGGCTTCTTCTTTTGTCCCAAgtaatcagcaacaaacttaAGTCCAGCTTTAAGGTGCTGTATTCGGAGCAGGGGCTTCGCTCTCAAAAGGCAGCAatccccaactttttttgcaccacggaccggtttcatataaaataaaatattacagacCGGCGGGTccaaaatagaataactatgctgctcacaaatgagctttttttcgctgcaacgagacgctgcttccacctgggggtgatatgagatcaTAAACACCcgtgcagtgttttcattgctgatgtagcgatctctaattactTATGGTAacaaatgacccacg from Trichomycterus rosablanca isolate fTriRos1 chromosome 11, fTriRos1.hap1, whole genome shotgun sequence includes the following:
- the sertad3 gene encoding SERTA domain-containing protein 3 → MVARGLKRKLHNDVGEPVWENQLQSVLNISIDKFQRDQSLVEPSLLRSVLITNTLRNAKTHMEACSENQNPAKKPQTYQPVHTNPAGFESDAEEDPTEDFSLSTTISAILEDLDTALDSTCGPSGPQRAPLASVENLSVDRTCKMSPVKIQNCSFNPSNHLQDMVIDGLLLDVDAAVREVEANDHAFSFPAEELVKYLPYMCTT